In Sphaeramia orbicularis chromosome 1, fSphaOr1.1, whole genome shotgun sequence, a genomic segment contains:
- the LOC115425291 gene encoding prostaglandin D2 receptor 2-like, whose amino-acid sequence MSRTPASNSSDVSEENPVCPLLQIMIDHKRDNDTNVNTALVFIHGVVSCLGILENALILWVVGFRLQRRTVASVWVLNLAMSDFLATLTLPLFTVYLYFNQSWELHTPLCKIQTSIFFINMFVSAFLLAAISLDRCLLVAKPVWSQNRRSVAGAWKVCALGWLWAAVNTFPYFLFRTVTERQDTRKLCYHNFAMYLTSQNMLERDCRIRQESTAISKLFLAFLIPLVVIAGSYILIGFILRNRRRRRKQSVNRLTDVLVSKNEAVSKTANKPTTKSTSISLKSLASGPTLSLTPTSSSLPTSPNQSFTKMVTFVITVFVLCWAPYHIFCIIEVTAHYWRENANLVEIGLPLATTLAFLNPVLNPILYAFSCPDFSIRIRQSLGAVFEGLVEEGRLTVPGKSIRAHMKHKSSRDMSNATPGLPKRPSLPCIASDSQPPFIASLDENSEHTGQKSSDEAK is encoded by the coding sequence AACCCCAGCATCCAACAGCAGTGACGTCTCAGAGGAAAACCCAGTATGCCCTCTACTGCAGATCATGATAGACCACAAGCGCGACAATGACACAAATGTCAATACAGCACTGGTTTTCATTCACGGTGTGGTCTCCTGCCTTGGGATTTTGGAGAATGCCCTGATCCTCTGGGTGGTGGGCTTCCGTCTGCAGCGCCGCACTGTAGCGTCAGTGTGGGTTCTCAACTTGGCCATGTCTGACTTCCTGGCAACTCTGACATTGCCTCTCTTCACTGTCTACCTTTACTTCAACCAAAGCTGGGAGCTACACACCCCACTTTGCAAAATACAAACTTCCATTTTCTTCATCAATATGTTTGTATCGGCCTTCCTGCTGGCAGCCATTTCTCTGGACCGCTGCCTTTTGGTGGCCAAGCCAGTGTGGAGCCAGAATCGTAGATCGGTAGCTGGTGCATGGAAAGTGTGTGCATTAGGTTGGCTGTGGGCAGCAGTTAATACCTTTCCTTACTTCCTATTCCGCACAGTGACAGAGAGACAGGATACAAGGAAATTGTGCTATCATAATTTTGCAATGTATTTAACCTCTCAAAATATGTTGGAGAGAGACTGCAGAATAAGGCAAGAATCAACAGCTATCTCCAAACTTTTTCTGGCGTTCCTGATACCCCTGGTGGTAATTGCAGGGAGTTACATCCTAATTGGTTTTATCctgagaaacagaagaagaagaaggaaacagagcgtCAACAGGCTAACGGATGTCCTTGTGTCAAAAAATGAGGCGGTATCAAAAACtgcaaacaaaccaacaacaaaaagCACCTCCATCTCACTGAAGTCTTTAGCCTCTGGTCCAACTCTGTCCCTGACACCAACCTCCTCGTCTCTCCCTACCTCACCCAATCAAAGCTTCACCAAGATGGTGACATTTGTCATCACTGTGTTTGTATTATGCTGGGCCCCCTACCACATCTTCTGTATAATCGAAGTGACGGCCCACTACTGGAGAGAGAATGCGAACCTGGTGGAGATAGGCCTGCCTCTAGCCACCACCCTTGCATTCTTGAACCCAGTGTTGAACCCCATCCTGTATGCCTTCAGCTGCCCAGACTTCTCCATTAGGATACGACAGAGTCTCGGAGCAGTGTTTGAAGGACTGGTGGAAGAAGGAAGACTAACGGTACCGGGGAAGAGTATCAGGGCTCACATGAAGCATAAGAGCAGTCGAGACATGTCAAATGCAACACCAGGGTTGCCGAAGAGGCCAAGTTTGCCTTGCATTGCATCAGATAGCCAACCGCCGTTCATCGCCTCCCTTGATGAAAACTCTGAGCATACTGGACAAAAATCAAGTGATGAGGCCAAATAG